TACCATCTAGTTGCACCTGTAGTTTCTTTTCATATGACCTAGAATCCCTGACTTCAAGTTTTAAATTAGCGATATCCTCTTTGTTATTTATAATTACTTCATCTAATGACTCTCCATTAGTATTCTCTATAAGTTTTTCATACTTCTTCTCTACTTTTGAAATTTTCTTTAAAGCAATTATAAGTAAAATAAATAAAATTAACGAAACAACTCCCAAAACATATACATATGTCATCATAATTGTTCCTCC
This DNA window, taken from Tissierellales bacterium, encodes the following:
- a CDS encoding DUF4446 family protein — encoded protein: MMTYVYVLGVVSLILFILLIIALKKISKVEKKYEKLIENTNGESLDEVIINNKEDIANLKLEVRDSRSYEKKLQVQLDGSIQRIGFKRYNAFDDMGSNMSFSTALLNEVGDGIILSSLYGRDGCSMYGKSIEKGKSSYLLSDEENEVLKQAMSK